Proteins from a single region of Actinomycetota bacterium:
- a CDS encoding zinc-dependent metalloprotease, giving the protein MYHPIIREVEELSKGRKDTINWELVKMLAIRVANSGETDEMPSLDMQKQFEELVRASEILTSNFTNLQFFQFASAKVFRRQDWIEANIKGFKALMEPLTQKVVEEYKKSKATDPISKLLNKISPFIITLEIGLVLGYMAKNVLGQYDLCLPYGERGKIYFVAPNLLKLEKMLKIPSKDFRFWIALHEVTHALEFNSNNWIVDYYKSLLKEFIESATLNLESAAERIQKLDVKNINEVINRFQSEDFLFSLVTPAQREILYKVQALMTILEGYSNFIMDKIGSRMISNFQVLKNRFENRRKIISPVEKIFRKIIGIELKLKQYEMGQKFANYIHKKMNMVGLNLLYENEKNIPTIEEIKYPEKWINRISKKS; this is encoded by the coding sequence GAAAAGATACCATTAATTGGGAACTTGTTAAAATGCTTGCTATTAGAGTTGCCAACTCAGGTGAAACTGATGAAATGCCATCTTTGGATATGCAAAAGCAATTTGAGGAATTAGTAAGAGCAAGTGAGATTTTAACTTCAAACTTCACAAATTTACAATTCTTTCAATTTGCTTCAGCAAAAGTTTTTAGAAGACAAGATTGGATCGAAGCTAATATAAAGGGATTTAAGGCATTAATGGAACCATTAACTCAAAAGGTAGTAGAAGAGTATAAAAAATCTAAAGCAACTGATCCAATAAGTAAACTACTTAATAAAATTAGTCCATTTATAATCACTTTGGAAATTGGGTTGGTTTTGGGTTACATGGCTAAGAATGTTTTAGGTCAATATGATCTATGTCTTCCGTATGGTGAAAGAGGTAAAATCTATTTTGTAGCACCAAATTTACTTAAATTGGAAAAAATGCTAAAAATACCATCTAAGGATTTCAGGTTCTGGATAGCTCTTCATGAGGTTACACATGCTCTTGAATTCAACTCTAATAATTGGATTGTTGATTATTATAAAAGTCTACTAAAAGAATTTATAGAAAGTGCAACTTTAAATTTAGAATCTGCTGCTGAAAGAATCCAGAAATTGGATGTAAAAAATATTAATGAGGTAATAAACAGATTCCAGAGCGAAGATTTTCTTTTCTCTTTAGTTACACCAGCACAAAGAGAAATACTGTATAAAGTTCAAGCATTAATGACGATTCTGGAAGGATACAGTAATTTTATTATGGATAAAATCGGAAGTAGAATGATATCTAATTTTCAAGTTCTAAAGAACAGATTTGAAAATAGGAGAAAAATTATAAGCCCAGTTGAAAAGATTTTTCGAAAAATCATTGGTATTGAGTTAAAACTTAAACAGTATGAGATGGGACAGAAATTTGCTAATTATATACATAAAAAAATGAATATGGTTGGATTAAACTTACTTTATGAGAATGAAAAAAATATACCCACTATTGAAGAGATTAAATATCCTGAAAAATGGATAAATAGAATATCAAAAAAAAGTTAA